The Petropleomorpha daqingensis genome includes a window with the following:
- a CDS encoding VOC family protein gives MDLTIHTTVLPHTDPEASLAFYRDILGFEVRSDVGQGAMRWIAVAPPGVSGTSLLLAPPAVDPGITDDERRTIAEMMAKGTYGWILLATKDLDGTFERVQAADAEVVQEPTEQPYGVRDCAFRDPAGNLVRIQQLA, from the coding sequence ATGGACCTCACCATCCACACCACCGTGCTCCCGCACACCGATCCGGAGGCCTCGCTGGCGTTCTACCGCGACATCCTCGGTTTCGAGGTGCGCAGCGACGTCGGCCAGGGCGCGATGCGCTGGATCGCGGTCGCCCCGCCGGGGGTGTCCGGCACGTCCCTGCTGCTGGCGCCGCCGGCGGTCGACCCCGGCATCACCGACGACGAGCGCCGCACGATCGCCGAGATGATGGCCAAGGGCACCTACGGCTGGATCCTCCTGGCGACCAAGGACCTCGACGGCACCTTCGAGCGCGTGCAGGCCGCCGACGCCGAGGTCGTCCAGGAGCCGACCGAGCAGCCCTACGGCGTCCGCGACTGCGCCTTCCGCGACCCCGCCGGCAACCTGGTCCGCATCCAGCAGCTGGCGTAG
- a CDS encoding helix-turn-helix transcriptional regulator: protein MTDLRDLARLRRVRDRIDREYAQPLDVEALARGAHMSAGHLSREFKAAYGESPYSYLMTRRIERAMALLRRGDLSVTEVCFAVGCQSLGTFSTRFTELVGMPPSTYRTLAAEGSAGLPACVSKQVTRPVRNREAQGVGPHLA from the coding sequence GTGACCGACCTGCGCGACCTTGCCCGGCTGCGCCGCGTGCGCGACCGGATCGACCGCGAGTACGCACAGCCGCTCGACGTCGAAGCCCTCGCCCGCGGCGCGCACATGTCGGCCGGGCACCTGTCCCGCGAGTTCAAGGCGGCCTACGGGGAGTCGCCGTACTCGTACCTGATGACCCGCCGGATCGAGCGGGCGATGGCGCTGCTGCGCCGCGGCGACCTGTCGGTCACCGAGGTCTGCTTCGCCGTCGGCTGCCAGTCGCTGGGCACCTTCAGCACCCGGTTCACCGAGCTGGTCGGCATGCCGCCGAGCACCTACCGGACGCTCGCGGCAGAGGGGTCGGCCGGGCTGCCGGCGTGCGTGTCGAAGCAGGTCACCAGACCGGTCAGGAATCGAGAAGCACAGGGCGTCGGGCCGCACCTAGCGTGA
- a CDS encoding LysR family transcriptional regulator has protein sequence MTFTQLRTFALVAELGSLRAAAAALGVSEPAVSAAIAALRADLGDALFVRAGSGISLTPGGRALAGRARELVRLADRTRRDVVRAASSSGALRILAAGACAEHLRRLLAAFEERTPGCAVEVRVGGSDVAAGLADDLYDIALGPWPLPLPGQQLESVPFLRYRRVVVAAPGVRFGSARWLAGPGGFDPGSAEARWASGLPEPPVPEAVDCEAAALDAARAGRGVVLALAHLVTGDLRRGTLVRLPVEGTPVEGMWWATVPGQGRATGPARALQRFLTTPDATTALLARSRRSGRPRPTVRVELWS, from the coding sequence GTGACGTTCACCCAACTCCGGACCTTCGCGCTCGTGGCCGAGCTCGGGTCGCTGCGCGCCGCGGCGGCGGCCCTCGGCGTCAGCGAACCGGCGGTCTCAGCCGCGATCGCGGCGCTGCGCGCGGACCTCGGCGACGCGCTGTTCGTCCGCGCCGGCAGCGGCATCTCGCTCACCCCCGGCGGGCGGGCGCTGGCCGGCCGGGCACGCGAGCTGGTCCGGCTGGCCGACCGCACCCGCCGCGACGTCGTCCGGGCGGCGTCGTCGTCCGGGGCCCTGCGGATCCTGGCGGCCGGCGCGTGCGCCGAGCACCTCCGCCGGCTGCTGGCGGCGTTCGAGGAGCGGACGCCGGGCTGCGCGGTCGAGGTCCGGGTCGGCGGCAGCGACGTCGCGGCCGGCCTGGCCGACGACCTGTACGACATCGCGCTGGGCCCGTGGCCGCTGCCGCTGCCGGGCCAGCAGCTGGAGTCGGTCCCGTTCCTGCGCTACCGGCGGGTGGTCGTCGCGGCGCCCGGCGTCCGGTTCGGCTCAGCCCGCTGGCTGGCCGGCCCGGGCGGCTTCGACCCGGGCAGCGCGGAGGCGCGCTGGGCGTCGGGGCTGCCCGAGCCGCCGGTGCCCGAGGCGGTCGACTGCGAGGCCGCGGCTCTGGATGCGGCGCGGGCCGGACGGGGCGTCGTCCTGGCGCTGGCGCACCTCGTCACCGGCGACCTGCGGCGGGGCACCCTGGTGCGGCTGCCGGTCGAGGGCACGCCGGTGGAGGGGATGTGGTGGGCGACGGTGCCCGGGCAGGGCCGGGCGACCGGTCCGGCGCGGGCGCTGCAGCGGTTCCTCACCACGCCGGACGCGACGACCGCGCTGCTCGCCCGGTCCCGCCGGTCCGGCCGTCCCCGCCCGACGGTCCGCGTCGAGCTCTGGAGCTAG
- a CDS encoding AAA family ATPase, translating to MPESAARQGAEAAVVDRVPDVAALADALDAVDYLAAPGLATALFLAVRLPQPLLLEGEPGVGKTEAAKALARVLDTPLFRLQCYEGIDSAEALYEWNHPRQLLGIRLAEAQGSPLVEEDLFGADYLLRRPLLRAIEHAGPRPAVLLLDEIDRADAEFEAFTFEVLAEAAVTVPELGTVRATHPPVVVLTSNRTRDLHDALTRRCLYHWIDYPQPERVAEIVRRRVPGSAEPLALDAAGAVTRLRGLDMVKPPGIAEAIDWVAALRLLGVDRLDPASVAATWGAVLKNRDDLELAQTRGPEWLIGA from the coding sequence ATGCCTGAGTCCGCGGCTCGTCAGGGGGCCGAGGCCGCGGTCGTCGACCGGGTGCCGGACGTCGCCGCGCTGGCCGACGCCCTCGACGCGGTCGACTACCTCGCCGCCCCCGGCCTGGCGACGGCGCTGTTCCTGGCGGTCCGGCTGCCGCAGCCGCTGCTGCTGGAGGGCGAACCGGGCGTCGGCAAGACCGAGGCGGCCAAGGCGCTGGCAAGGGTGCTCGACACGCCGCTGTTCCGGCTGCAGTGCTACGAGGGGATCGACTCCGCCGAGGCGCTGTACGAGTGGAACCACCCGCGGCAGCTGCTCGGCATCCGGCTGGCCGAGGCGCAGGGCTCGCCGCTGGTCGAGGAGGACCTGTTCGGCGCGGACTACCTGCTGCGCCGGCCGCTGCTGCGGGCGATCGAGCACGCCGGCCCGCGCCCGGCCGTGCTGCTGCTCGACGAGATCGACCGGGCCGACGCGGAGTTCGAGGCGTTCACCTTCGAGGTGCTGGCCGAGGCGGCGGTCACCGTCCCGGAGCTGGGCACCGTGCGGGCCACGCACCCGCCGGTCGTCGTCCTGACCTCGAACCGGACGCGCGACCTGCACGACGCGCTGACCCGGCGCTGCCTGTACCACTGGATCGACTACCCGCAGCCCGAGCGGGTCGCCGAGATCGTGCGGCGGCGGGTGCCCGGCAGCGCCGAGCCGCTCGCCCTCGACGCGGCCGGGGCGGTGACCCGGCTGCGCGGGCTGGACATGGTCAAGCCGCCGGGCATCGCCGAGGCGATCGACTGGGTGGCGGCGCTCCGCCTGCTCGGCGTGGACCGGCTCGACCCCGCGTCGGTCGCCGCGACCTGGGGGGCGGTGCTGAAGAACCGGGACGACCTGGAGCTCGCCCAGACGCGGGGCCCGGAGTGGCTGATCGGTGCCTGA
- a CDS encoding DUF1345 domain-containing protein gives MDEQPAPKRRLRWGAAEKEAMVALGLGAVVVVLVGTLTPLSWVAAVLVGWDVVAVTYTGRLALVLRRWDHTRTKSRAMSTDLDRLGADLALLGSAIASLVAVGVLLTRGEPGTAADTLRIGLSLVSVAASWAMVHTLFAQRYAALYYGHPEGGIDFNEHTRPAYRDFAYFAFTIGMSYAVSDTNVGSSKIRGAVLRHALLSYLFGTGILATTINLVASLSSG, from the coding sequence ATGGACGAGCAACCCGCACCCAAGCGGCGACTGCGCTGGGGCGCTGCGGAGAAGGAGGCGATGGTCGCTCTCGGTCTGGGGGCCGTCGTCGTCGTCCTGGTGGGCACCCTCACGCCCTTGTCCTGGGTGGCGGCGGTGCTCGTGGGCTGGGACGTCGTGGCGGTGACCTACACCGGGCGGCTCGCGCTCGTCCTGCGGCGCTGGGACCACACGCGGACGAAGAGCCGTGCGATGTCGACCGACCTCGACCGGCTGGGCGCCGACCTCGCGTTGCTGGGATCCGCGATCGCCAGCCTGGTCGCCGTCGGCGTGCTGCTCACCCGCGGGGAGCCGGGGACGGCCGCGGACACGCTGCGCATCGGGCTGTCGCTGGTGTCGGTCGCGGCGTCCTGGGCGATGGTGCACACCCTGTTCGCGCAGCGGTACGCGGCGCTCTACTACGGCCACCCCGAGGGGGGCATCGACTTCAACGAGCACACGCGACCGGCGTACCGCGACTTCGCCTACTTCGCGTTCACGATCGGGATGTCGTACGCGGTCTCGGACACCAACGTCGGCTCCTCGAAGATCCGGGGGGCGGTGCTGCGCCACGCATTGCTGTCCTACCTGTTCGGCACCGGCATCCTCGCCACGACGATCAACTTGGTCGCGAGCCTGTCCAGCGGCTGA
- a CDS encoding FAD binding domain-containing protein, producing the protein MQTPAPFDYVRASSVAETLELLARHGPEARVIAGGHSLLPMMKLRLARPDWLIDINDVAELDHITEEPDRLRIGALTRHATLLASDLVGRLFPIVHDAERVIADPVVRNRGSIGGSLGQADPAEDLTTVCDVLDAEIVIASPGGERVLGIADLHRGPYETACEQNELITEIRLPIRSRHGSAYEKVERRVGDWAVAAAGASVVLADDGTIEDVTVGLTALGVEGCVPGMLEAICQQRPSEELYAEAGRIAAAASAPVEDQRGPVDYKRHLADELTRRVLRRSVERAGAMVPA; encoded by the coding sequence GTGCAGACTCCGGCTCCGTTCGACTACGTCCGAGCCAGCAGCGTCGCCGAGACGCTCGAGCTGCTCGCCCGGCACGGGCCCGAGGCCCGCGTCATCGCGGGCGGGCACAGCCTGCTCCCGATGATGAAGCTGCGGCTGGCGCGGCCCGATTGGCTCATCGACATCAACGATGTCGCCGAGCTCGACCACATCACCGAGGAGCCCGACCGGCTGCGGATCGGCGCGCTCACCCGGCACGCCACACTGCTCGCCTCCGACCTGGTCGGCCGCCTGTTCCCGATCGTGCACGACGCCGAACGGGTCATCGCCGACCCCGTCGTCCGCAACCGCGGCTCGATCGGCGGCTCGCTCGGCCAGGCGGACCCGGCCGAGGACCTCACCACCGTCTGCGACGTGCTCGACGCCGAGATCGTCATCGCCTCACCCGGCGGGGAGCGGGTGCTCGGCATCGCCGACCTGCACCGCGGCCCGTACGAGACCGCCTGCGAGCAGAACGAGCTGATCACCGAGATCCGGCTGCCGATCCGCAGCCGGCACGGCAGCGCCTACGAGAAGGTCGAGCGCCGCGTCGGTGACTGGGCGGTCGCGGCCGCGGGTGCCTCCGTCGTCCTCGCCGACGACGGCACGATCGAGGACGTCACCGTCGGGCTCACCGCGCTCGGCGTGGAGGGCTGCGTGCCCGGGATGCTCGAGGCGATCTGCCAGCAGCGCCCGTCGGAGGAGCTGTACGCCGAGGCCGGCCGGATCGCCGCCGCGGCCAGCGCGCCGGTCGAGGACCAGCGCGGACCCGTCGACTACAAGCGGCACCTCGCCGACGAGCTCACCCGCCGCGTCCTGCGCCGCTCCGTCGAGCGCGCCGGCGCGATGGTCCCGGCCTGA
- a CDS encoding vWA domain-containing protein encodes MPDVAPGPLAVGLTTALHRAGLPATPDRSVGLARALQLVPPTDRAALYWACRIALVTDRAQLPVFDAVFSAVFDGLLDPADSRGDPTAPPAIGSEPRIRPVPHEPTLERPPGTGSGEADVSLPGSEGEGEESAREVLLAAASTEERLRHTSFAELTPDELLGVRRVVRTLVLATPHRRSRRVRPTRHGGERLDLRRTVRSAQRTGGDPARLIAARRRTAPRRLVLLCDVSGSMEAYTRVYLSLLQGAVAGARAEAFVFSTGLTRLTRQLSVRNPDDALARAGAASSEWAGGTRLAAAVGRFVADHGRRGLARGAVVVVLSDGWALDDPDDVAAAMARLRRLAHRIVWVNPRKAAPGYAPLVGGMAAALPYVDTFVSGHSLAALEEVVAAVAEEGR; translated from the coding sequence GTGCCTGACGTCGCGCCCGGCCCGCTCGCCGTCGGCCTGACGACGGCGCTGCACCGGGCGGGTCTGCCGGCAACGCCGGACCGCTCGGTCGGGCTGGCGCGGGCGCTGCAGCTGGTGCCACCCACCGACCGCGCCGCCCTCTACTGGGCCTGCCGGATCGCCCTGGTGACCGACCGGGCGCAGCTGCCGGTGTTCGACGCGGTGTTCTCGGCGGTGTTCGACGGGCTGCTCGACCCGGCCGACTCCCGGGGGGACCCCACCGCACCACCGGCGATCGGGTCGGAGCCGCGGATCCGGCCGGTGCCGCACGAGCCGACGCTCGAGCGGCCGCCGGGCACCGGCTCGGGCGAGGCCGACGTGTCGCTGCCGGGCAGCGAGGGCGAGGGCGAGGAGTCCGCCCGCGAGGTGCTGCTCGCCGCCGCCTCCACCGAGGAGCGGCTGCGGCACACCTCGTTCGCCGAGCTGACCCCCGATGAGCTGCTCGGCGTCCGCCGGGTGGTGCGCACTCTCGTGCTGGCCACGCCGCACCGGCGCAGCCGCCGCGTGCGGCCGACCCGGCACGGCGGCGAGCGGCTGGACCTGCGGCGGACCGTTCGGTCGGCGCAGCGCACCGGCGGCGATCCGGCGCGGCTGATCGCCGCCCGCCGGCGGACGGCGCCCCGGCGGCTGGTGCTGCTGTGCGACGTCTCCGGTTCGATGGAGGCCTACACGCGCGTCTACCTGTCGCTGCTGCAGGGCGCGGTCGCGGGCGCGCGGGCCGAGGCGTTCGTGTTCTCCACCGGGCTGACCCGGCTGACCCGGCAGCTGTCGGTGCGCAACCCGGACGACGCGCTGGCCCGTGCCGGGGCGGCGTCGTCCGAGTGGGCCGGCGGCACCCGGCTGGCCGCGGCGGTCGGCCGGTTCGTCGCCGACCACGGCCGGCGGGGGCTGGCCCGTGGCGCGGTGGTCGTCGTCCTGTCCGACGGGTGGGCGCTGGACGACCCGGACGACGTCGCCGCGGCCATGGCGCGGCTGCGGCGGCTGGCGCACCGCATCGTCTGGGTGAACCCGCGCAAGGCCGCTCCCGGCTACGCGCCGCTGGTGGGCGGCATGGCCGCGGCGCTGCCCTACGTCGACACCTTCGTCAGCGGGCACAGCCTGGCCGCGCTGGAGGAGGTGGTGGCCGCGGTGGCCGAAGAGGGTCGGTAG
- a CDS encoding maleylpyruvate isomerase family mycothiol-dependent enzyme: protein MTDLQRWVSPTYEGLADLLAAAGDDTWDAPSLCEKWQVRHVVAHVTMPARLTPEQFGAEMAAAGGDFGVLSDTVAARDGALPPAELLAALRSPLLHAWQPPGGGAAGALSHAVIHSLDATVALGQPAVAPAAAVVAVLEQITAAHGAWFGVDLTGVRLEATDIDWSWGDGNVVRADGGALVALVSGRALLDGRALPRG, encoded by the coding sequence ATGACCGACCTCCAGCGCTGGGTGTCCCCGACCTACGAGGGCCTGGCCGATCTGCTCGCCGCCGCGGGCGACGACACCTGGGACGCCCCCTCGCTGTGCGAGAAGTGGCAGGTCCGCCACGTGGTGGCGCACGTGACGATGCCGGCGCGGCTGACGCCCGAGCAGTTCGGCGCGGAGATGGCGGCCGCCGGCGGGGACTTCGGCGTGCTCTCCGACACCGTGGCGGCCCGTGACGGCGCCCTGCCCCCTGCCGAGCTGCTGGCGGCGCTGCGGTCGCCGCTGCTGCACGCGTGGCAGCCACCCGGCGGCGGCGCGGCCGGTGCGCTGAGCCACGCCGTCATCCACTCCCTCGACGCCACCGTCGCGCTCGGGCAGCCGGCCGTGGCGCCGGCGGCGGCCGTGGTCGCCGTCCTCGAGCAGATCACCGCCGCCCACGGCGCGTGGTTCGGCGTCGACCTGACCGGCGTCCGGCTCGAGGCCACCGACATCGACTGGAGCTGGGGCGACGGGAACGTCGTCCGTGCCGACGGCGGTGCACTCGTGGCACTCGTGAGCGGCCGTGCCCTGCTCGACGGCCGAGCGCTGCCTCGCGGCTGA
- a CDS encoding (2Fe-2S)-binding protein has translation MQITTTVNGTEVTRDVEPRLLLVHFLRDTLGLTGTHWGCDTSNCGTCVVLMDGEPVKSCTVLAAMTEGHEVRTVEGLATGGTLDPVQQGFMEEHGLQCGFCTPGMMLTARALLDRSPDPDETEIREAISGQICRCTGYATIVRSVRWAAEHPAEAAASDIKAAEEVPA, from the coding sequence ATGCAGATCACGACGACGGTGAACGGCACCGAGGTCACCAGGGACGTCGAGCCGCGGCTGCTGCTCGTGCACTTCCTGCGCGACACCCTCGGGCTCACCGGCACCCACTGGGGCTGCGACACCAGCAACTGCGGCACCTGCGTCGTCCTCATGGACGGCGAGCCGGTGAAGTCCTGCACCGTGCTGGCCGCGATGACCGAGGGGCACGAGGTCCGCACCGTCGAGGGGCTGGCGACGGGCGGCACCCTCGACCCGGTCCAGCAGGGCTTCATGGAGGAGCACGGCCTGCAGTGCGGGTTCTGCACCCCCGGGATGATGCTCACCGCCCGCGCGCTGCTCGACCGCTCGCCCGATCCCGACGAGACCGAGATCCGCGAGGCCATCTCCGGGCAGATCTGCCGCTGCACCGGCTACGCCACGATCGTCCGCTCGGTGCGCTGGGCCGCCGAGCACCCGGCAGAGGCCGCTGCCTCTGACATCAAGGCCGCCGAGGAGGTCCCGGCATGA
- a CDS encoding aerobic carbon-monoxide dehydrogenase large subunit, which produces MTTTEERPVQAREANPAMTSADRPIGFGRVQRKEDPRFIRGKGRYLDDIVLPGMLYGAVLRSPLAHARIVSIDTTEALAHPKVHAVITGKDLEGLNLAWAPTLSADVMAILATDKVRFQGQEVAFVVADDRYSARDALELIDVEYEELPPVIDARRAMDPGAAVIRDDLEGRTDNHIFDWEAGDAAATAAVFARADVVVSEEVVYPRVHPAPMETCGAVADYDPIDGKLTLYETTQAPHAHRTLYAMVAGIPEHKIRIIAGDIGGGFGNKVGIYPGYVCAVVGSIVTGKPVKWVEDRSENLMSTSFARDYIMQGEVAATREGKILAVRTKVLADHGAFNATAQPTKYPAGFFSIFTGSYDLEAAHCSVTGVYTNKAPGGVAYACSFRVTEAVYLVERMVDVLAAELNMDPAELRLKNFIRPEQFPYPNKTGWEYDSGDYEPTMRMAMDIAGYPELRREQAEKRARGELMGIGVSFFTETVGAGPRKHMDIVGLGMNDGAEVRVHPTGKAVVRLSVQTQGQGHETTFAQIVAEELGIPPEDIEVVHGDTDQTPFGLGTYGSRSTPVSGGAVALAARKVRDKARAVAAAMLETRPEDLEWEKGRFYVKGDPSVGKTIQEIALGTHGTVALPDGVDGNLDAEVTYDPPNLTFPFGAYICVVDVDPGTGKVKVRRFVAVDDCGTRINPMIVEGQIHGGLADGVGMALMEFIGFDEQGNCLGGSFMDYLIPTSMEVPDWETGYTVTPSPHHPIGAKGIGESATVGSPPAVVNAVVDALAPFGVTHMDMPCTPARVWEAMQGRPTPPV; this is translated from the coding sequence ATGACCACCACCGAGGAACGGCCGGTGCAGGCCCGCGAGGCCAACCCCGCGATGACCTCGGCCGACCGGCCGATCGGCTTCGGGCGGGTGCAGCGCAAGGAGGACCCGCGGTTCATCCGCGGCAAGGGCCGCTACCTCGACGACATCGTGCTGCCCGGGATGCTCTACGGCGCCGTCCTGCGCTCGCCCCTGGCCCACGCGCGGATCGTCTCGATCGACACCACCGAGGCGCTGGCCCACCCCAAGGTGCACGCCGTTATCACCGGCAAGGACCTCGAGGGGCTCAACCTCGCGTGGGCGCCGACCCTGTCGGCCGACGTCATGGCGATCCTGGCCACCGACAAGGTGCGCTTCCAGGGGCAGGAGGTCGCGTTCGTCGTCGCCGACGACCGCTACTCCGCCCGCGACGCCCTGGAGCTCATCGACGTCGAGTACGAGGAGCTGCCGCCGGTCATCGACGCCCGCCGGGCGATGGACCCCGGCGCCGCGGTGATCCGCGACGACCTCGAGGGCCGCACCGACAACCACATCTTCGACTGGGAGGCCGGCGACGCCGCGGCCACCGCCGCCGTCTTCGCCCGCGCCGACGTCGTCGTCAGCGAGGAGGTCGTCTACCCGCGGGTGCACCCGGCCCCGATGGAGACCTGCGGCGCGGTCGCCGACTACGACCCGATCGACGGCAAGCTCACGCTCTACGAGACCACCCAGGCCCCGCACGCCCACCGCACGCTCTACGCGATGGTGGCCGGCATCCCCGAGCACAAGATCCGGATCATCGCCGGGGACATCGGCGGCGGCTTCGGCAACAAGGTCGGCATCTACCCGGGCTACGTCTGCGCCGTCGTCGGCTCGATCGTGACGGGCAAGCCGGTGAAGTGGGTCGAGGACCGCTCGGAGAACCTGATGAGCACCTCGTTCGCGCGCGACTACATCATGCAGGGCGAGGTCGCGGCGACCCGCGAGGGCAAGATCCTCGCCGTCCGGACCAAGGTGCTCGCCGACCACGGCGCGTTCAACGCGACCGCCCAGCCGACCAAGTACCCGGCCGGCTTCTTCTCGATCTTCACCGGCAGCTACGACCTCGAGGCCGCGCACTGCTCGGTCACCGGCGTCTACACCAACAAGGCGCCCGGCGGCGTGGCCTACGCCTGCTCGTTCCGGGTCACCGAGGCCGTGTACCTCGTCGAGCGGATGGTCGACGTCCTCGCCGCCGAGCTGAACATGGACCCGGCCGAGCTGCGGCTGAAGAACTTCATCCGCCCCGAGCAGTTCCCCTACCCGAACAAGACCGGCTGGGAGTACGACTCCGGCGACTACGAGCCCACGATGCGGATGGCCATGGACATCGCCGGCTATCCCGAGCTGCGGCGGGAGCAGGCGGAGAAGCGGGCGCGCGGCGAGCTCATGGGCATCGGCGTCTCGTTCTTCACCGAGACCGTCGGCGCCGGCCCGCGCAAGCACATGGACATCGTCGGGCTGGGCATGAACGACGGCGCCGAGGTGCGGGTGCACCCCACCGGCAAGGCGGTCGTCCGGCTGTCGGTGCAGACCCAGGGCCAGGGCCACGAGACGACGTTCGCGCAGATCGTCGCCGAGGAGCTGGGCATCCCGCCCGAGGACATCGAGGTCGTGCACGGCGACACCGACCAGACGCCGTTCGGGCTCGGCACCTACGGCAGCCGGTCGACACCGGTCAGCGGGGGAGCGGTCGCGCTGGCCGCGCGCAAGGTCCGCGACAAGGCCCGGGCGGTCGCCGCGGCGATGCTCGAGACCCGGCCCGAGGACCTCGAGTGGGAGAAGGGCCGCTTCTACGTCAAGGGCGACCCGTCGGTGGGCAAGACGATCCAGGAGATCGCGCTCGGCACGCACGGCACGGTCGCGCTCCCGGACGGCGTCGACGGCAACCTCGACGCCGAGGTCACCTACGACCCGCCGAACCTGACCTTCCCGTTCGGTGCCTACATCTGCGTGGTCGACGTCGACCCCGGCACCGGCAAGGTGAAGGTGCGCCGGTTCGTCGCGGTCGACGACTGCGGCACGCGGATCAACCCGATGATCGTCGAAGGCCAGATCCACGGCGGGCTCGCGGACGGCGTCGGGATGGCGCTCATGGAGTTCATCGGCTTCGACGAGCAGGGCAACTGCCTCGGCGGGTCGTTCATGGACTACCTGATCCCGACCTCGATGGAGGTGCCGGACTGGGAGACCGGCTACACGGTCACCCCGTCGCCGCACCACCCGATCGGCGCCAAGGGCATCGGGGAGTCGGCGACGGTCGGCTCGCCGCCGGCGGTGGTCAACGCCGTCGTCGACGCCCTCGCCCCGTTCGGCGTCACGCACATGGACATGCCGTGCACCCCGGCCCGCGTGTGGGAGGCGATGCAGGGCCGGCCGACCCCGCCGGTGTGA
- a CDS encoding ArsR/SmtB family transcription factor, translating to MGATLDDERLDAMFAALADRTRRDIVTRLSRGEATVKELAAPHSMSLQAVSQHIGVLERSGLVSRGRYRQTRPCRLEPEALEAAVSWIEESRRAWAERMDRLDAHLAHLQGGQAR from the coding sequence GTGGGCGCCACACTCGACGACGAGCGGCTCGACGCGATGTTCGCGGCTCTGGCCGACCGCACCCGGCGCGACATCGTGACCCGGCTCAGCCGCGGCGAGGCGACCGTGAAGGAGCTGGCGGCGCCCCACTCGATGAGCCTGCAGGCCGTGTCGCAGCACATCGGGGTGCTCGAACGGAGCGGCCTGGTCAGCCGCGGCCGGTACCGGCAGACCCGCCCGTGCCGACTCGAACCGGAGGCGCTGGAGGCCGCGGTCTCGTGGATCGAGGAGAGCCGGCGGGCGTGGGCAGAGCGGATGGACCGGCTCGACGCGCACCTGGCGCACCTGCAGGGCGGCCAGGCGCGGTGA
- a CDS encoding XdhC family protein — MLETADALARARVPFVQATVVRAQRPTSAHAGDTALVRADGVIDGFVGGQCAEASVREYGLKVLSAGEPLLLRIVPEGVGVTADEEGAVTVANPCLSGGSVEIFLEPRVPPPLVVVVGESPIAEALAELGRPLGFAVERGSGDVALDGAEALVVASHGRGEESALATALQSGVPYVGLIASRRRGAAVLASLDLPDDVLARVHTPAGLDIGARTAAEIALSVLAQIVAERRSQPVVEPVAAAPVTAVDPVCGMTVAAVDATLHADVDGVRTWFCGEGCRRAFLADPAAYA; from the coding sequence GTGCTGGAGACGGCGGACGCGCTGGCCCGGGCGCGGGTCCCGTTCGTGCAGGCGACGGTGGTCCGCGCCCAGCGGCCGACCAGCGCGCACGCCGGCGACACCGCGCTGGTCCGGGCCGACGGCGTGATCGACGGGTTCGTCGGCGGGCAGTGCGCCGAGGCGTCGGTGCGCGAGTACGGGCTCAAGGTGCTCTCGGCCGGCGAGCCGCTGCTGCTGCGGATCGTGCCGGAGGGCGTCGGCGTGACCGCGGACGAGGAGGGCGCGGTCACCGTCGCCAACCCGTGCCTGTCGGGCGGCTCGGTGGAGATCTTCCTCGAGCCGCGGGTGCCGCCGCCGCTGGTCGTGGTGGTGGGGGAGTCGCCGATCGCCGAGGCGCTGGCCGAGCTGGGGCGCCCGCTCGGCTTCGCGGTCGAGCGCGGGTCCGGGGACGTCGCGCTGGACGGCGCCGAGGCGTTGGTGGTCGCCTCGCACGGGCGGGGCGAGGAGTCGGCGCTGGCCACCGCGCTGCAGTCCGGCGTCCCGTACGTCGGGCTGATCGCCAGCCGGCGCCGCGGCGCGGCCGTGCTCGCCTCGCTGGACCTGCCCGACGACGTGCTCGCCCGGGTGCACACCCCGGCCGGACTCGACATCGGCGCCCGGACGGCGGCGGAGATCGCGCTGTCGGTGCTGGCGCAGATCGTGGCCGAGCGGCGATCGCAGCCCGTGGTCGAGCCGGTGGCGGCGGCACCGGTGACCGCGGTCGACCCGGTCTGCGGCATGACCGTGGCCGCGGTCGACGCGACCCTGCACGCCGACGTCGACGGCGTCCGCACCTGGTTCTGCGGCGAGGGCTGCCGCCGGGCCTTCCTCGCCGACCCGGCCGCCTATGCCTGA
- a CDS encoding SRPBCC family protein produces MSEDELTYRRIFRAPRDLVWRCLTEPAELAQFWGPRGMTTPLDGIVLELHPGGRFETLMVGEHGSYRMVATFTEVVPPERLAWIEPASGVHTTGTLTDLGDGGTEIVIHQRHVPEPMRSPEARAGFLTSLDKLEEHLARSTEST; encoded by the coding sequence GTGAGCGAGGACGAACTCACCTACCGCCGGATCTTCCGCGCGCCGCGCGACCTGGTGTGGCGGTGCCTCACCGAACCCGCTGAGCTGGCGCAGTTCTGGGGTCCCCGCGGCATGACCACCCCGCTGGACGGCATCGTCCTCGAGCTCCACCCCGGGGGCCGGTTCGAGACCCTGATGGTCGGCGAGCACGGCAGCTACCGGATGGTCGCGACGTTCACCGAGGTCGTCCCACCCGAGCGGCTCGCCTGGATCGAGCCGGCGAGCGGTGTGCACACGACCGGCACGCTCACCGACCTCGGCGACGGCGGCACCGAGATCGTCATCCACCAGCGGCACGTGCCCGAGCCGATGCGCTCACCGGAAGCCCGGGCGGGCTTCCTCACCTCCCTCGACAAGCTCGAGGAGCACCTCGCCCGCTCGACCGAGTCCACCTGA